The sequence acgatgtgaaccttatgtattcttctctattatttaattatcagaggggtcttgcagttgagcagacccggagatgtagcccactaggggtcaactccgagatcattttggtgttatgtggtgtattacattcttatgtttccttttaatttagcatgtatggatgacattatgttagaatgtataagtggattagatgaaattaatcttaaatgcatgtatgcagtcatcttgtTAAATGAAGTAATTcagatcatgaaagaatgtagattagaatgaTGGAATGTATTTAGTTATGgataatgcaattaagtatgcatggaaagtattcattagtttatgatgaaattaaagtacgttatgaaattagatgcatgacatatgtttaaGGAAAACTTTGagcgtaatgtatggttaaatttatAATGGATgaccttaatcatgttatctatacttttaacctcaatggatgaatctcatcatgttatctatatttttaaattACCGAAAGAAATTATcatttgtttaagtattatcttttCATTAAGTTAATCAGcctaattggattaattagcgtgagttgattctaatgttgaattaagtaatcaggttgggaaactctttaggtgttatttgaaGTCTTCTGCCGTGTAATATGaactttgataactcattgtatcattgtgttgtgtttaattttttttttttaaattaattgcactctattcttgtgtttaagcttaatcccttcggggtttcctagcggggcattacatattatttaattaatcatgattactaattttaattaaatgatcataattgtttaattaaatacaatttctACTAAGTCccacaattaattaatttctttaaattatttaattgactAATGATGTCCTCTTGCTtaataaatttcaaaatttatttaatttcatttatctctcattttaaattaatttcattttctttcaaattcATTTATTTCTCTCCACTTTtccatatttattaaataattcaaaattatttaatataattactAATTAGCATTTTCCTctagagataattaaataaatttaattattttcataaacattaattaaataattcttgaaattatttaattaaaaatctttcctcaaatttgaaaatggaaataaatatctctattttttttattgatttacaAATTAATCACataggtaacttatttcattttcTTAATTTTAAATTAGAAAGTAAGATATGcacatctaaaaattaaaaaaatttccattttcttCTTCAGTCTCTCTTATCTTCATCTCCTCTCATCCAATCTCGGTCATTCATCATTTTGGTATGAATTTAATCTCAACCATTCAATCAACTCTCAATTTCTATTTAAACCAACATCTTTTCTTGTTTTTGGGAACCACACCTTCAATATCTTCTCATTATTGTATCATCTTGAGATTTAATTTTGTAGGTTTGTGCATGAAGActagaagaacaatggaggtcatgAATTTGATGTTTGGTATAgcttcttttaattttaatttttaatacatTGTGAACTCATCTTCTGTTAGTTGTGTAGGATTATTTTGCATAGAATTTGGAGTTGGTGGTTTCTCTAATGGTTCTTTGCAAGTTTCCCACTTTCTTACATGACAAATTCAACTATACATAAGATTTCGCTTATACCAAGGGTTAACAAGTAAGAAAATGTTTCCTCTTATAATCAAATAACTAGGctctaataaaaaatgaaaaaaactataGTTATAACAAACTATCTATACATAACCCCAAGATGAATAATATGTAATAGGTATTTAGAatatataatgcaaatgaatagaCAAATATTCCCTCTTGAAGAGACTAGATGAACTGTAGAAAAACCCTTGAGAGAAAACCTAACCTTTAAAAGACTCACATTCTCAATGTATTAACTAAGATTCAAAAGGAGATTACAATACAACTGTAGAGTCTCCTTACAAGGCTTTTGAAACATCAAACTCCGTAAttgcactccatgtgaacaaacaATTGAAAATCCTATAACCAAACATCCTAATCCATGCTTCCTCTCCTCACATATACAACCTACAAGAGATGCTCAATCAACTTTAACTAAAAAGTCAAAGGTTACACAAACCAACCTCAACAATTATTTatgtgcttgcttttatagaaacaagcttgCACGAAAACCACTAACATGAACCATGTCAAAAGTATTACATGAACCATGTGCCTTTAAGCATTGAGCTTACAAAGCCATGCCCTTTATTGACTTTTTGGTACTAAGCTTTTCCAATAATAAATATTTTCCTAATGTGAAATCCACGTTAATTATTTATcccaatgttttatatcataaaaAGTATCTAAGAATGCCTAAGATATGTGATGTACACATCCTTAGATTTCTAAGGTGCACcacaaataattattaatttatattataagcatTATGCAAGGTGAAAAAAACATCTCCCCCAACATCATGTATGCTTCATGTCTAGTTAGAAAATTATTCCTTATCAATTTCACATGGTTTCAAACTAAGGATGTCCCTTCATAAGTAGTAGTTAGGGATCAAAGGTCCTTAACAATACAAAAACAATAAAAGGTTTTAGTTGCAAATGAAGACGTGGGTTTGGATAGCGAGGAGAGTTATTTTCTTTAGGGTTTCACTTTAGAGCAATATTTTCTAAATTCCCTAGGTAGTATTGCTTATACAAGGTTGTAAGCTATGAATACAACTAATAAGTGTAGGGGGTGAAAGTTGAAAGTTGAAAATCTCTAGTTGGAAGCTCAAGAAGTGATTAGAAAAGAGCCTTATTTCCCATTTGAGTAGGAGCCAACTAGCTCTTAGGGTTTTCTATTatagtcttctctttcttctctttgttccttttACGTGCCTGATTATATTCTAGATGTTTGTGTTACTTTCTATAGATATACCATTATTTATAAGTAGATTAATTTTTTGTGAATAATAGATATAATATTCTTATCAAAATAGTCTTATGTTTTATTGATTTCTAATGTATACTCATATTTCTTATATTATAAAGAAAGATCCTAATAAATCCCTCACTACATAATCATTTAAAAAGTTATGTTTAAGTAATGAACTACTCTCTCCACTACCAAAAATAGGTAAActttaaattcttctaatttccgTCTTCAACACATGTTCATTCATGATTTCAATTTTACCCAATTTAACAAACTAAATAATTTATCTCTCATatacatttaaattaatttaataacccTACATCTTTCTATCCTCGACAATTTCGAATTAACATCATCTCAAATCACCTATCGACACGGGAATAGTCCAAGAGAATTGAAGAGAACCGAACTTACCATAGGTCCAAGACCCGCAAAAATACAGAGATTGTCGAAGATGGGTTCAAGGGGTTCGGGTGCTGTATTGGGTGCCATAGCGTCAAGGGCAAGCAGAATTCAGCAGAAATTGGAGTCCACGTTAGAACCCACTTTGCTTGAGGTTGAGGACGTCTCATATCAGCATGCAGGTCATGAGGCTGTCAAGGCTAATGCCAGTGCCACTGAAACACATTTCAATCTCAAGATTGTTTCTTCCAGATTTGAAGGGCAAAACCTTGTTAAACGCCATAGAATTGTTTATGATCTTCTCAATGAAGAGCTCAAAACTGGATTACACGCCCTCTCCATTGTTGCGAAAACCCCTGCAGAAGTTGGGGCCAAGTGATACTTGAACCTGGAAATGGGTATGTTATTTATTCTTTGTTTGAAGCAGCTGTGAGCAATTCCGGTGCTGTTTGGCATCAAAACTGTGAATTTTTTTCTTATTTACTTTTCGGCCCGTTTTAATCTTATTGCGCAAATTCGGAAGAATTATATTAAGCGTCTCTCTCTTCTTTAATCGAAATTTATGCTGATATTTTTTCTGATTTGCAAAATTCAGAAAAAAATGGTATTGGTGATTAAGCTTATATGAAAGTGTTTTAACCTAATTGtcacaatttaaaaaataattggTGGGAAATTAAGATAATTGGTCGGTGTTCCATTAAAATTGCCAGTCTCCAAATAATATTGGTATTGGGGATTAAGCTTACACGTATCTGTCACTGAAATTTCGAGTTTGAGCTTCCTATATGGGTGTCTCTGTAATTTCTAATCTGAATTCATGAATAGGTGTCTATAACAAAAACAGAAATTCCATTTCGCAACAGTAAACTTGCAGTATTAggttcataaaaaaaattatttcttcatGCTGAGAAATCAGTAAACATTATTTCCTGTGCATTGAGTGCATCAACAGGGAGCAATGGCCAGGTGGAAGGCTAACAAGCTTTGATTCTATGTATGGAATACAAGTAGTTATATATGCAATTTGTTAGACAAATCAAACACCTTCCCTGAAAATGAAACACAATCACAGTACACCAGCTGACAAACACAGGTACTAAATAAAATGGATCTAGCTGATATTTTTGTTTGATATATCTAATAGTTCAAACCTTATTTTATATGCGGTTTTCCCTCTATTCTTGAATCTGAGCTTATATGAAGCTCTCTATGAATTCTTGATGCCAGGATTATATATGGGCGCTCATGTATTCTTGAACCCAAAACTTATATGTAGTTGCTTATGTATTTTTTAGTGTGCGCTTGTACCGTGATGTTTCTATTCCTTGAATCTAAGCTCCTTTCTCTCTCTAAAGTTTCCAGTTTCTTGCAAACACTTTGAAGTCAAAGGACATACTTAGATTCATCGATTATGGATGCCTTTCAGTCCTTGATGCTTAGCCAAGACAAATCAAACACCTTCCCTGAAAATGAAACACAATCACAGTACACCAGCTGACAAATACAAGTACTAAATAAAATGGATCTAGctgatatttttgttggatataTCTAATAGTTCAAGCCTTATTTTTTATGCGGTTTTCCCTCTATTCTTGAATCTGAGCTTATATGAAGCTCTCTATGAATTCTTGATTCCAGGATTATATATGGGTGCTCATGTATTCTTGAACCCAAACTTATATGTAGTTGCTTATGTATTTTTTAGTGTGCACTTGTACTGTGATGTTTCTATTCCTTGAATCTaagcttctttctctctctctaaagTTTCCAGTTTCTTGCAAACACTTTGAAGTCAAAGGACATACTTAGATTCATCGATTATGGATGCCTTTCAGTCCTTGATGCTTAGCCAAGATGTCAATGATTTGTGCACCTATAATTTGTGCTTCTTATACTAACATGTTGCCACAGTGATTCAGGATGTTTATCCAACTCAAAAAAGTACACACTCTGTTAATGTGCCCCACTTATACCAAAAAAACTTTGAGCAATCTCAAATTTTTGGGCAATTTTATGATAGACGTTCTAGCCCACAAATTTCAGATACTAAAGGCATACTAAGATTAGGGAGATACATCCTGAAGAACTGTACCATAGCTATCTTCATATTTGATTTTGATCTGGTTTGCCGGGTGCTCAAATACTATTCTATACTTATTAGAATGCCTAAGCTATAAGTGCTTATGCAGAGAAACTTTTATTCATAGCGTATGCACTGGTCATTGCAGGTCACAATATCCCACTAGTCTGGGGAGTACATCTAATCACAGGGGGAGTCATACAACCCTTGCAAAAGGCCAATACTCTTACTTCTGCTTACCTGGTAAGGTAGTGTTCCCTCCCTTATGATTTGGTGCCAGGGAGCAATTCACGCATCTGGCCTCATTCCATTGGTTTACATGTAATTTGAATAGGGTAGGCCTTGGCTAGAATGCAATCATGTTTGGCAGTAGGAAATTCTGTCAAACTTAGCAGTGGCCTAAGGCCTCTTTCACAATATAGTATATACTAAATACTTTTCTATCATCACCACTGATAAAGGAGAACTTTGTCCTGGAAAATATGTGGCAGGTGATGACATCTTTGATTCTTTTATCATCTGCATTTGGAATGGAAATACTTTCTTGGAAGATAGTAATAGAGGGACTTTGTGAAACCATTTCTGGTTTCATGGTGGCTAGGGAGTAGTGAACTTTGCTACTGCTTGGGGTTTCTGCTTATATTAggacaaaattgcttcctcaaaaCTACATTGATGCTAGTATAAAATTGACAAACTTATATAGATTAGATGTTTTAAACTACAGCGCTGGAACCAATGATAGTGTAAAGGAAAAAtgaatgttacaacaaaaaatatataaaactcCCAAATGAGACACCTTTCAAAAATaccactaatcaagcattatgCAAATGCCAATGTTAAGTGTATGCCCAATGTTTAAAAAATTGAGGAATTTTGCTCATTGCAATATCAAGATACATTTTTAACGTTCAGGCTATGAATTTGATGTTAGAAGGTGTGGTTTTACAGAATTCATGAAATTAATCATTGAGGGTGAACCCTACAAGTGATGGTTGGCTATTAATTTAAAGATAATCTGATTGAAAGATATAAGGGCTTCTAGTCAAGGTTTAGTGTATTCTTCTCCTACATGCTCTGAAAATATCTTTTTCCCCCAGATCAATTAATTTGTAAACAATCACCTTCTCTAGATAAAACACCATTTAGAATATGCACTTCATACTGGCATCCTGCTTCATTCAAGTGATTCAAATGATCATGGTCGCTTTAACATGGGTAACATGTGTGGCAGGGCTAGATTTCAGGTCATTATCATGGTAATTTCTATTTCTTAtttgtttaaaatttaaatatctaCAGGTCAAAAGCATTTGTATGCTATTTTGTTTTCATAGCATGATGCCATACTTAGCATCCAGCAGGGCAAGCTTAATAGAAATGTGAAAACTCTTGTTTCAAGCCTCAATAATGTGATTCCAGCTTAATCTCAATTATCCATTCTGATGCCAATAATGTTATATTTTGTTGCAGTCATGGATAGAGGGTCTAATGAACGACAGTCTatcaaacatagaaaacaaaaaTACTAATGGAGGTAAACAACGGAATTAAATTTAAAAGACATGTGAGATGCACATATATTGTTATCAAATGCTCTAACATGACAAGTCACTACAATCTTCACAACAAGTATATTCACCACAATATATGTTTTGACCCTATAGGTCTTTGCATAGTTCATGAATAAGAATGTTTGTGCAATATTACATATCTGTAGGCCATATGCTCATTCTAAAAATTGAGAGCCTCAATCTCATTGTTCCAATCTATTTTTCAGAtttctccaatgctcctcccccaCTTACTGGTGAATGATCGGTCACATGGTGGTGCAAAGCTTAGTATACAATGAAATGTGTGACCAAAAATGTGTAGAAGGGAACCTTTTGAAATGAATGCGGTAAAGGATATGGAATGAATTttaatgtgttttatattataaatCTACTTAGGACCAATAAGCTTGGAAATGTATTCAAATGTTGGCTAAAGCTTCAATGTTTGCCACATACTCAAATAGGTCTTCCTTAAAGACTAAAAAAGGTCATAACTTTCGACCAATGACTAGTTTTGAGGAACCACTTCACATTAATATAAAACAATCTACATTGAAGCACTAATATGAATTTGGACCTCGACATATGAACTATGGTGATTTGTGGTACTCTACATCGTCACATGGTGAATTTCAGTTGGAACTCTAATGTGCTTGAAAGTGAGTTTGGAAGCTAATTATGCCTTTGTAGTCAGGGTTAATTTTTGCAATGAAGAGATTGTAACGACCAGCACTGATTTTATTTGAAAATATGTTATGCTAAATGTGGAACCAATGAAGAGAGATTGCTGTTTGTTTGCTTCAGATTGTATTCATGCTAATAATCAACATATTACAAGATAATTTGCAAAATAGCATAGAATAGAAAGAGTAGACTGCAACTAGACTTCAGTCTGACTTCATAGAACATTGCCAAACATTACATATCAGATTTCAGTAAATAGTATGTCTGAAAATCAGATTAAACATTTAAATTGCAGACCTGATATAATCACCATTCACTAGGAAAGACCGTTTAGGGATATTTCCAGCACCAAAGCAATATTTAAATGGACTTAGGCAATTTCTAGGTTTCATAAGATATGTCTCTAGCTCCTCCAAGTCTTCTCCTGCAATCCCTGTTTGTTAACAGCAGTATTAAATTCCAATATTAACCTCTTTCCAATGCTCAGAAAACCCCCTTAACCATTCTTCACAAGCCCACGAGCTAGCAAGGAGATGGGCACCAAGCTCTAGGGGCAATTTGGCATACATAAATCAGTTCTTCAAATCATGCAAACTACAGCTAATAGATAGCGCCTAGCCAAGATAAGCACAATGGAAAGATGCTAAAATGATAGCCTTCAGTCTTCAATAGATATGAGTACATCTTTGGTTTCAGCTACTCAAGAAAAACACTTTCAGAACTCAGAAACAACACTCCAGCTATCAGAAATTGAAACTAAATTCACCAAAACTCAATCCAAACTCCAAAAAAGCACACACCACACCAAAACCAACAAACCCACATCAAAATACTGAATATATCTTCATTTTATGCAAAACCTACAAGCCCAAAATCATTGTAAGATCTGATAACTTGAACACCAACCAATTAGGGTGGGTCTTTCACCACCGAAACCAGCTATTTAGGTGAGGGTTTTTGTCCTCCAACCAGCAAAGATCTGGAAACGTTTAAACAACTTAACCTTAAGTTGTCAAAGCAAGCATATACAAATGAGAGCTCAAAATGAGAATATGTCAAAGCAAGGATATACAAATGACAGCTCAAAATGAGAATATATAGAGACAAAGAGAAATTAGGGCAACCATCTTGTAATTTGAATTCATTTCCCCCTTTTTTCAAAATCACATGAAATGAAATAAACCCCTAAAGGGTCAAAACCACTTTTGGGAGCTctcataaaacatttttaatttcgTTTTATTTCCTTATTCCTCCTTTGCGTCATCTTTTTGGAAGCATAATAAAATATTGACTTCCCCTTGGTTTATTTTAGGATGTCCAATTTGGGCCCTCTTTTACAACAACTTCAAGTCACCATGTTACTAGGCAAGACACAAGGGGGTACATTTTATTAAGTAATTTTATAAAgactttgtgaatgaatcaaacaTCTTTCTGAAAACATAAGAACTGACCAAGTCCAAAACTAGAAACCACTGCACTGAATTGAAAGAGGGccaagacctagtgctgaaaacagcacttactaaaaatagcaatatGCCAAAAATAGAAGGTTTGCTAGAAACTCTGAAAATCATTGCAAGAGCTCACCTCAGGACACTGAATCCCCTAACCATATCTGCTTAACCTATGGAAATCTGAGAATAGGCTAATGGAGAACTCATATTGAGCTAGGTgcaagaggggacatgacaaagaTGATGACTAAAACTTTATTAGTGTATCATCCCTTTCTAGGACCTTTTTTGCCCTAAAACAACAACTCTTTCTTCAAAATGATAATAACTTTATCAAACATCGGAAATTCAAGATAATaattagatcaacaaatcaaagCTTAATCCTCAAAATCAATAAAATCTTGAATTCTTTGGGAATTAACTTGCCGAGAGCATGAAAGGGTCCCCATACCTTCCAACTCCTATCCCTAGAGCATGAAAGGGTTTTCATCCTTCCAACTTCTAGCCCCGAAGCATGAAAGGATCACGTCCTTCCAACCTCTACAAGACACTTCCTCAAATTCAAACTGATTGTTTCATTAATGCTAATTGATATTTCTTGATGTATTGACAAATTAATGTTTGAATGGGGTTCAATAGTTTATGCTTAAATGGTTGATGTCTTAGTGATTGATATTTGAGTGACTTGATGCTCGAAAGGTTGAGGTTTGAATGGTTGATGTTTGAATGATAGATATTAGATTGTTTGAGTTAATGGAAGAATTGATTTATCTTTGCTGCCTGCTGGCTTGATGATTGAGTGAATTGATAATTTTTGATGATGATTTGCTGAtgcttgatttgataattgatgattgcttTGATGGATTCATGAGTGGTGACTGAATGAGTACCGACTTGATTTATTGGTCAGTGATGATTGATAAGTGGCCCTTGAATGCTTGAAAtgatttttcctttatacttcatTGGTGAAAGAGTGaccacctttcataagaattgagtcaccaTCTCTCATAAGAATTGAGTCATCACCCTTCATTGGTACCTTTTGagaataaaaaattattttccaaattgatctcccttggatgtcctcctcaaatgacaccttcttccctttatatcttccaatgtgagggagaagtcacacctcttcattttgTCTATCCTTTGCAAGAGTCCTAAcatttcacaattaccaccctttaaAGAGTACAACTTTTCataatttctgccctttgaaatagtcacttctttatttctaatttcttcccaTTCCTCTATATTAATACTTCCCTGATTCATATGCCCAATTTTTTCTTCCTTTCTAATTTATGAATTATTTATTCCTTGCTTGATGATCTATGGATGTCTTTCTCAAATGAAGtgatctcccttttatatctcatgtttgagggagtcacaactcttcatttcatgcctcttgaccattcattaaacttaattaaattctatttcaaaaaagggacattacaattagAAACCTACAAAATAACCGAAaatgagaaatattttattttggatgatgcaagattgcttgGTCCCTAAGATGCTCCTACATTCAACATCCTAG is a genomic window of Cryptomeria japonica chromosome 7, Sugi_1.0, whole genome shotgun sequence containing:
- the LOC131077418 gene encoding protein BOLA1, chloroplastic, with translation MGSRGSGAVLGAIASRASRIQQKLESTLEPTLLEVEDVSYQHAGHEAVKANASATETHFNLKIVSSRFEGQNLVKRHRIVYDLLNEELKTGLHALSIVAKTPAEVGAK